DNA sequence from the Lycium barbarum isolate Lr01 chromosome 5, ASM1917538v2, whole genome shotgun sequence genome:
TGGGCCAATACGTTGCACATCTGCATGACTAGGGCCTTCACCAATCTGAACCATGTTTACTCCATAGAACATTTCTTTGAGACCTTGACATATTTCGTCCACGTCATCTTGGACAGACACGTCTTTACTCTCTTCAAAACGTGACCTAGTAAAAGACTTGGCAATGTGGGGAACGGGCTTTGGCAATTTCCAAACCTTATTTTTCTGCTCTTTTGCCCATTTTCTGTCAGCATTAGTTGGCCTAAAACCCAAACCAAAAGTATCTTGATTACCAAATGGAGAGATAGGGTCAACAATTCCTTGCAATGACACCCCCAAGCCCTTTCCTGGCTCATAACCATTTTGCAACATTTGTGTAGCCACCATGACTGAAGTAGAGGATAGACGAGGCTCTAAGATAGACTTCCCTTCCATAAACTGATCAGCTGCCACTATTTCAAAGGTCTGAAATATGAGGGATTCACAACCTTCCTTGGCCTCGACACATGGGACAGAAGGGTCTCTATATATTGAAAGATCATCTTCACCGTGAACAATAATTTCTTGTTTCTCATATTCAAACTTGACCACTTGGTGTAAAGTAGATGGCACCGCTCTGGCTGcatggatccatggccttcctaaaAGCAAGTTGTAGGAAGTGTCCATGTCTATAACTTGGAATGTGATCCCAAAATCAACAGGTCCAATTTTTAAAGTAAGATCAATCTCACCAATAGTGTCTCTTTTTGCGCCATCGAAAGCTCGAACACACACATTGTTAGTACGAATTCTATCTGTGCTGATTTTCAAACTTTGCAAAGTAGAGAGGGGGCAGATGTCCACACCCGAGCCTCCATCAATCATGACTCTTTTCACATAATGTTCTTCACATTTGACAGTTAAATGCAAAGCCTTATTATGTCCAGCTCCTTCCACAGACAACTCATCGTCGGTGAAAGTGATTCTATTCACCTCAAATATTCTATTGGCCATCTTTTCCAGGTGACTTACAGTTGTTTTTTCTGAAACATGTGCCTCATTCAGAATTCTAATCAATTCTTGACAGTGCTCTTTAGAATGTATGAGCAAAGATAGCAATGAAATCTGAGCAGGAGTTTTTCTCAACTGATCAACAATAGAGTAATCCTGAACTTTCATCTTCTTCATGAACTCTTCAGCTTCTTCTTCAGTGATAGGTTTTTTCACCGGAAATTGGCTATCCCTGGCTTGTCTGGCTCTCCTTAATTCTTCTGGATCATAACACCTTCCAGAACGCGTTAAGCCACCAGTTTCATCTATTTCTTCAACAATCTCCTTGCCTTTGTAAGTCACAGTGGTTTTGTTGTAGTTCCATGGGACAGTTTTCATGTTTGTCATTGGAATTTGTGTCGTGTGCTTTATCACAATTGGTTCTGTCATCTTTCCTAAACCATTCTGGTTTTGACCAAACCTAGGAAAACCACTAGGAACATATAATTTTGGTCCAGTTACTAATGTCTCTTTTTTCTTTGTGGCTCCAAGAACATACAATATCAACTTCCCCGAGCCTTTGAGATTCGCATTAGAACTTGCACCTTTTACACACAACGGTGCTTCTTGTGCAGAATTTGTCACCATACCCAACCCTTCTTTTAAGGTGTCAATTTCCATTATTGTTTTGCCTGTTTGCTTGTATTCCTTATCGTCACAGATCATCCCAACAACATGAGCATTGTTGTGAGCAGGAAGTGAGTTGTTGGTGACATTCAGAGCCTCTTCGTCATGTATTACAATTGCTTTGTCATCAATTAGCTTCTCAATGGCTCTCTTCAAAGTAAAACAATTTTCTGTGCTATGACCCTGAGCGTTAGAATGATACTCGCACCTGACAGTGGGGTCAAAACCTCTTGCATTTGGGTTGACATTATACGACATGATAGGTTCAATCAAACCCAATTGAATCAATTTCCGCAACAGGCTTGTGTATGATTCTCCAATTGGGGTGAAATTTTCCCTCTGTCTTTGTTCTCTTACATAATCAGTCTTAGGGCGTGGATTATAAGGTGCTTGAAGATTTTGTTGTTGGGGACGAAAGCCTTGTGGAGCAGGCGCCCTCCATTGTTGGCGTTGAGGAGGTCGGGCATATGCCTGGGTGTTGAAAACTGTATATTGGGGTGGAACAATTGAGTAGTGGGGATCCTGATGCGGATAAAAATGTTGAGGTGAGTTGGATTGTCCTCGTAAGATTTGGTGGTTTGTCCCCCTTTTAGCAGCATTGGACCCTGATGCCATCATGGAtccttcctctttcttttttcgATTTCCAAAACCACCAGACCCATTTTGAATTGCTTGGGTGGTAGCCTTGAGTGCTACCTGACTCACAATTTTGCCGGACTTGATGCCATTTTCAACCATTTCCCCAACTTTAATTGCTTCTGCGAATGTCTTTCCCACTGTGGAAAGCAAATAGTGGAAGTAATCAGGTTCTTGTGCCTGGAGGAAAACATCAATCATTTCCGACTCCTTCATCGGCGGTTTGACCCTGGCAGCTTGTTCCCTCCACCTGATAGCATATTCTCTAAAACTCTCGGTAGGCTTTTTCTTCATACTGGCGAGAGAAGTGCGATCAGGCACAATATCAATGTTATATAGAAATTGTCGAACAAAATCTCCTGCCATGTCATCCCATGTAGGCCAATTAGAAATATCTTGATCGATGAACCATTCTGAGGCAATTCCCACTAGACTTTCCCCAAAATATGCCATGAGTAATTCTTCCTTATTCCCTGCCCCTCTTAGTTGGTTATAATACTTCTTCAAGTGTGCTACGGGGTCGCCGTGACCATCATACTTCTCAAACTTTGGAGTCTTAAAACCAAGGGGCAAATGAACATTGGGGAACATGCACAAATCTCTGAATGAGACGCTTTTTGGACCTCCTAATCCTTGCATATTCCTCACACTCAGTTCTAGACTCTTCATTTTTCTAGCCATTTCTTCTTGTCCCTCATTCTTAGCAGTTTTCTCGATCTCGACGGGGGAACTATACTGCTGAAAGGGGTTATACGAGTCTGGGACTTTAAAGGTCAATTCCGGAGAATAATATTGATCGTGGTGACCTTTAGATGGAGGCTCATTATTGGACTTCCGTACCAATGTTGGTTGAGGGATTGTAGTAGTTTGTACAGTGGGGATGAAAAGTGGGTTATTTCTGAGGGGTGCATTTGAAGGGTGCACAGTGGAAGTTCCAGGAGTGTTGGATATGTTAACATGTGGACCAAATCCAGGAGGAAAAAGTGGATCACTTGTCGGGGTTTCAATGGGAATTGACATAGTCACATCCGGGAATCCAAGGATTGAAGATGGTAGAGCTTGCCCATTCATCCAAGCCTGGTACATGTCAGCCATTTGTTGTCTCAACATCCTTACTTCCTCTGCTGATGCTGATTCATGTTGAACCATCTGACCTCGAGATTCATCACCGTCTGACTCGTTTCCATCCTTATGGGCCATTATCCTCTTGCTTTTGGACCTTGTGTTATATTCGTGAGGAGCCAGTTCAACCACAAACCAACCACCTTATCTTTAAGACGAGAACAAATATTAATCACACGTTGTATGCCATGCACCTAAATTATTTCCCGTCTAATATGAGCATCAGAAGGCTTTCATGTTTCATCCCGGCTTTTAGGTGAGTTCATTtctcatattattattatttttttgttattattcattttttttctctttcggTGATTTTGAAGTATTTTGATCGAACCCATTAAGGGGTGCCTACGTA
Encoded proteins:
- the LOC132639622 gene encoding uncharacterized protein LOC132639622 — its product is MAHKDGNESDGDESRGQMVQHESASAEEVRMLRQQMADMYQAWMNGQALPSSILGFPDVTMSIPIETPTSDPLFPPGFGPHVNISNTPGTSTVHPSNAPLRNNPLFIPTVQTTTIPQPTLVRKSNNEPPSKGHHDQYYSPELTFKVPDSYNPFQQYSSPVEIEKTAKNEGQEEMARKMKSLELSVRNMQGLGGPKSVSFRDLCMFPNVHLPLGFKTPKFEKYDGHGDPVAHLKKYYNQLRGAGNKEELLMAYFGESLVGIASEWFIDQDISNWPTWDDMAGDFVRQFLYNIDIVPDRTSLASMKKKPTESFREYAIRWREQAARVKPPMKESEMIDVFLQAQEPDYFHYLLSTVGKTFAEAIKVGEMVENGIKSGKIVSQVALKATTQAIQNGSGGFGNRKKKEEGSMMASGSNAAKRGTNHQILRGQSNSPQHFYPHQDPHYSIVPPQYTVFNTQAYARPPQRQQWRAPAPQGFRPQQQNLQAPYNPRPKTDYVREQRQRENFTPIGESYTSLLRKLIQLGLIEPIMSYNVNPNARGFDPTVRCEYHSNAQGHSTENCFTLKRAIEKLIDDKAIVIHDEEALNVTNNSLPAHNNAHVVGMICDDKEYKQTGKTIMEIDTLKEGLGMVTNSAQEAPLCVKGASSNANLKGSGKLILYVLGATKKKETLVTGPKLYVPSGFPRFGQNQNGLGKMTEPIVIKHTTQIPMTNMKTVPWNYNKTTVTYKGKEIVEEIDETGGLTRSGRCYDPEELRRARQARDSQFPVKKPITEEEAEEFMKKMKVQDYSIVDQLRKTPAQISLLSLLIHSKEHCQELIRILNEAHVSEKTTVSHLEKMANRIFEVNRITFTDDELSVEGAGHNKALHLTVKCEEHYVKRVMIDGGSGVDICPLSTLQSLKISTDRIRTNNVCVRAFDGAKRDTIGEIDLTLKIGPVDFGITFQVIDMDTSYNLLLGRPWIHAARAVPSTLHQVVKFEYEKQEIIVHGEDDLSIYRDPSVPCVEAKEGCESLIFQTFEIVAADQFMEGKSILEPRLSSTSVMVATQMLQNGYEPGKGLGVSLQGIVDPISPFGNQDTFGLGFRPTNADRKWAKEQKNKVWKLPKPVPHIAKSFTRSRFEESKDVSVQDDVDEICQGLKEMFYGVNMVQIGEGPSHADVQRIGPEVKLANWETTPLPTKKESW